From Deltaproteobacteria bacterium, the proteins below share one genomic window:
- a CDS encoding glycosyltransferase family 4 protein, translated as MPAVGYLFPAFPVLHQTFVLWEVLALRERGVPIRLYSLKRPAADDAQQPEAAALMPEVTYLPWALHPRLWWSNGIALLRRPARYWQTVVGLVREWWRDRQLLGQESEPEQLTLREQLLGFYNTNAVLYLLKSLVLAWKAVDLGRVLARDGVGHVHAHWASYPTTVAYVVHRLYGLEFSFTAHAYDVYMMQYLLREKLRTARFTVTCAATNATYLEHTFGAERHKLVVNYHGTDLQRFAHRSRPPRPVPLILTCGRLERYKGIHILLQACRQLTEAGLVFECRIVGEGPQRGDFEALARQLGLSDRVEFVGPVTQERLAEMMAEATVFVLASVVVQRFGKRDVIPNVLVEALASRVPVVASDVGGVRELVIEGSTGRLVAPGRPVELAGIIAELLRDPVTRERLAAEGQRYVRRYFDRERNVEVLAELLRAATGRCGAAVESVLARGGTEAQPFSASA; from the coding sequence GTGCCCGCTGTGGGGTACCTTTTTCCGGCCTTCCCGGTTCTTCATCAGACCTTTGTGTTGTGGGAGGTCCTGGCGTTGCGCGAGCGCGGCGTGCCGATTCGATTGTATTCCCTCAAGCGGCCGGCGGCCGATGACGCGCAGCAGCCGGAGGCAGCAGCGCTGATGCCGGAAGTGACCTACCTGCCCTGGGCGCTGCACCCGCGCCTGTGGTGGAGTAATGGCATCGCCCTGCTGCGGCGACCCGCACGATATTGGCAGACTGTCGTCGGCTTGGTGCGCGAGTGGTGGCGTGACCGGCAGCTCCTCGGTCAGGAAAGCGAGCCGGAGCAGTTGACGCTGCGCGAGCAGCTCCTCGGCTTCTACAATACCAACGCCGTGCTCTACCTACTGAAGTCTTTGGTGCTGGCGTGGAAGGCGGTGGACCTGGGGCGGGTTCTGGCTCGCGACGGCGTCGGTCATGTCCATGCCCACTGGGCCAGCTATCCGACCACGGTCGCCTATGTCGTGCACCGCCTTTATGGTCTCGAGTTCAGTTTCACAGCGCATGCATACGACGTCTACATGATGCAGTACTTGCTAAGAGAAAAACTGCGCACCGCGAGGTTCACGGTTACCTGCGCGGCCACCAACGCTACCTACCTGGAACATACCTTCGGTGCCGAGCGGCACAAGCTCGTGGTCAACTATCACGGTACCGACCTCCAGCGTTTTGCTCACCGCTCGCGTCCGCCGCGGCCGGTGCCGCTGATTCTCACCTGCGGCCGGTTGGAGCGTTACAAGGGAATTCACATCTTGTTGCAGGCCTGCCGCCAGCTCACGGAAGCGGGTCTGGTGTTCGAGTGCCGAATTGTCGGTGAAGGGCCACAGCGTGGCGATTTTGAAGCGCTGGCGAGGCAATTGGGCCTGTCTGATCGCGTCGAGTTCGTGGGGCCGGTGACCCAGGAGCGGTTGGCGGAAATGATGGCCGAGGCCACGGTATTCGTGCTGGCGAGCGTCGTGGTTCAGCGTTTCGGTAAGCGCGATGTCATCCCCAATGTGCTGGTCGAGGCGTTGGCCTCCCGGGTGCCGGTGGTGGCCTCGGACGTCGGCGGCGTGCGGGAGCTGGTTATCGAGGGCAGCACGGGACGCCTGGTGGCGCCGGGCCGGCCGGTCGAACTGGCCGGGATTATCGCCGAGCTGCTGCGTGACCCTGTCACACGCGAGCGCTTGGCCGCAGAAGGCCAGCGCTACGTTCGGCGCTATTTCGATCGTGAGCGGAATGTCGAGGTGCTCGCCGAACTGCTGCGAGCCGCTACCGGCCGATGCGGGGCGGCAGTTGAAAGCGTGCTGGCCAGGGGCGGCACCGAAGCCCAGCCGTTCTCCGCCAGCGCATGA
- a CDS encoding CpsD/CapB family tyrosine-protein kinase encodes MSKIYEALKKAEEERERVRWTEPAPGAGGAEPASPLALPPTDVVAEDYQRLRASLVSGLSPSALHTILVASARHGEGASTVAIGLATALAKERETRVLLVEGNLRLPSLARMLPVAPNGGVSDFISGQRSAESVVTRVDALNLSVIVAGNHARGSIDLEQISALLARLRPQFDFIVIDAPPVNRYADASILAPKVDGVILVVEADRTPLTEAETAKRQLDKVDARILGVVLNRRRSYIPAFLESLL; translated from the coding sequence TTGAGCAAGATCTACGAAGCGCTGAAGAAGGCGGAAGAAGAGCGCGAACGCGTGCGCTGGACCGAGCCGGCGCCGGGCGCAGGGGGCGCCGAGCCCGCGTCGCCGCTCGCGCTGCCGCCCACCGATGTCGTCGCCGAGGATTACCAGCGGCTTCGGGCCAGCTTGGTCTCCGGACTGAGCCCCTCCGCGTTGCACACGATCTTGGTTGCTTCTGCGCGCCATGGCGAGGGCGCCAGTACGGTTGCCATCGGTTTGGCCACTGCTCTCGCCAAGGAGCGTGAGACGCGGGTGCTGCTGGTGGAAGGCAACTTGCGCCTGCCCAGTCTGGCCCGGATGCTGCCGGTTGCCCCTAACGGGGGCGTGAGCGATTTCATCAGTGGGCAACGCTCCGCCGAGTCGGTTGTGACCCGAGTGGATGCGCTCAACCTGTCGGTGATTGTGGCAGGTAACCATGCGCGCGGTAGCATCGACCTCGAACAGATCAGCGCGCTGCTGGCACGGCTGCGCCCGCAGTTCGATTTCATTGTGATCGACGCGCCGCCGGTTAACCGCTATGCCGACGCATCAATCTTGGCCCCCAAAGTTGACGGCGTTATCTTGGTTGTGGAAGCTGACCGTACGCCGTTGACCGAGGCCGAGACCGCTAAGCGACAGCTCGACAAAGTCGACGCGCGTATTCTCGGCGTCGTGCTAAACCGGCGCCGCTCATACATCCCGGCCTTTCTCGAAAGCTTGCTGTGA
- a CDS encoding GNAT family N-acetyltransferase, with protein sequence METAFARFLAGIGHRVVTTGSGEWFDAGPRFFLNLPFHRTITPASAELRQVFHAGGALGVRFVAPLDGPGRLSYQIVCDAKPYDLEQLSANTRSKIRRGLRRCHIEPAPCALVAEQGWPAHVDTLRRQGRLVRDDEAARRQWRRYWAAAASTPEITVWTATVDGQLAAYLLTIAIEDRVEFLQARSCDSLLSSYPNNALIYAVTRDTLARAEVSEITFGLESLEAVDALDQFKFAMGFRRRPLRQRVVTRAGLGRLLQHPAVLRAVRWRAQQPAAHPRWRKLAGIIEFMREDATAAPSHGATTAVH encoded by the coding sequence ATGGAAACGGCCTTTGCCAGATTTCTAGCCGGGATCGGACACCGCGTTGTGACCACAGGCAGCGGCGAATGGTTCGATGCCGGTCCGCGGTTCTTCTTGAATCTGCCGTTTCACCGCACCATTACTCCGGCTAGCGCGGAGCTGCGACAGGTGTTCCACGCCGGGGGGGCGCTGGGAGTTAGATTTGTGGCACCGCTCGATGGCCCGGGACGATTGAGTTACCAAATCGTCTGCGATGCCAAGCCCTACGACCTCGAGCAGTTGAGCGCCAACACCCGCAGCAAGATTCGCCGCGGGTTGCGTCGCTGTCACATCGAGCCGGCGCCCTGCGCGCTGGTGGCTGAGCAGGGCTGGCCAGCTCATGTTGACACGCTGCGGCGCCAGGGGCGCTTGGTTCGTGATGACGAAGCGGCGCGGCGACAGTGGCGGCGCTACTGGGCCGCCGCTGCCAGCACGCCTGAAATCACGGTGTGGACGGCCACGGTCGATGGACAACTGGCGGCTTACTTGTTGACCATCGCCATCGAGGATCGCGTCGAGTTCCTCCAGGCACGCTCGTGCGACTCGCTGCTGTCGAGCTATCCGAACAATGCCCTGATCTACGCGGTGACCCGTGACACGCTGGCCCGGGCCGAAGTGAGCGAGATTACCTTTGGGCTGGAGTCCCTCGAAGCGGTGGATGCCCTCGATCAGTTCAAGTTCGCCATGGGCTTTCGCCGCCGCCCACTGCGCCAGCGGGTGGTCACGCGAGCCGGGCTGGGCCGCTTGTTGCAGCACCCAGCCGTGCTCCGAGCGGTGCGCTGGCGGGCGCAGCAACCGGCGGCACACCCGCGCTGGCGGAAGCTGGCGGGCATCATCGAGTTCATGCGTGAGGATGCAACCGCCGCACCGTCTCACGGCGCGACCACGGCGGTCCACTAG
- a CDS encoding alkaline phosphatase family protein has translation MLLIFGLDGATLELVRPLADKGLLPNLQRLFGAGAWGPLQSTVPPATFPAWTTFMTGVNPGRHGIFDFTRRVSGRYAVEFVNGSFRKVPTVWNRLSAAGKRVAVLGVPGTYPPEPLNGCMISGFDTPVTVRADASFVYPPELAPLVEASGGFPFADFQEFRVDRQWYREALRGLLQGVATKARLATRILRRERWDCAMVLFGESDTVAHHFWRHCDPASPRFDESGAAEFGGAIRSVYAALDSAIGDLIEASQPDAVLVCSDHGFGGAATIAVHLNRQLEQAGLLRWRQGGVMARGAAIGKRHLLQWMPARMQARCFRLAGGRVAGAVESAARFGAIDWEHTQAFSEELNYFPSVWLNLRDRERQGTVAAGQYEQVCAAVTAVLRQLRDPDTGAAVVERVWRRDQVYEGPWVHQAPDLIIEFALKDGYSYTCLPSHGAGAPLRRMSSAEVAGGKLSGLSGSHRRDGLFALVGPVTQGVFHGATIADMTPTILALCGVAVPEGLDGRVLSCVAGRFTKAVAGGEDPPSEAEIGYDPAQERIVEDRLRALGYIE, from the coding sequence ATGTTACTGATCTTCGGTCTCGACGGCGCCACCCTCGAGCTGGTGCGACCATTGGCCGACAAGGGCCTGCTGCCAAACTTGCAGCGGCTGTTTGGTGCCGGTGCCTGGGGGCCGCTGCAATCGACGGTGCCGCCGGCCACCTTTCCAGCGTGGACGACGTTCATGACCGGCGTCAACCCGGGGCGGCATGGGATCTTTGATTTCACCCGCCGCGTTAGCGGCCGGTACGCGGTCGAGTTCGTCAACGGTAGCTTCCGCAAGGTCCCGACAGTGTGGAACCGCCTCAGTGCTGCGGGCAAGCGTGTCGCCGTGCTCGGTGTGCCGGGAACGTATCCACCCGAGCCGCTGAACGGGTGCATGATTAGCGGCTTCGATACACCGGTGACCGTGAGAGCCGACGCCTCGTTTGTCTACCCGCCGGAGTTGGCGCCGCTAGTCGAGGCCAGCGGCGGCTTCCCATTTGCCGACTTCCAGGAGTTCCGCGTCGATCGGCAGTGGTACCGCGAGGCCTTGCGCGGGCTGCTGCAGGGTGTTGCGACCAAGGCGCGACTGGCGACGCGCATATTGCGGCGCGAGCGTTGGGACTGCGCGATGGTGTTGTTCGGCGAGTCCGATACCGTGGCGCACCACTTCTGGCGCCATTGCGACCCCGCCTCGCCGCGCTTCGACGAGAGCGGTGCCGCCGAGTTTGGCGGCGCGATTCGGAGCGTGTATGCGGCCCTCGATTCGGCCATTGGCGACTTGATCGAGGCGAGCCAGCCCGATGCGGTGCTGGTGTGCTCGGACCACGGCTTCGGCGGTGCGGCTACGATTGCCGTGCACTTGAACCGGCAGCTTGAGCAAGCGGGACTGCTGCGCTGGCGCCAGGGCGGCGTGATGGCGCGTGGCGCCGCTATCGGAAAACGGCATCTGCTGCAATGGATGCCGGCGCGAATGCAGGCGCGCTGCTTTCGGCTCGCTGGTGGGCGTGTGGCAGGGGCGGTCGAGTCGGCGGCCCGATTCGGCGCTATTGATTGGGAGCACACACAGGCCTTTTCGGAAGAACTGAATTACTTCCCCTCCGTCTGGCTAAACCTCCGCGACCGGGAGCGGCAGGGAACGGTGGCCGCGGGGCAGTACGAGCAGGTGTGCGCGGCAGTTACGGCAGTGCTGCGTCAGTTGCGAGACCCGGATACGGGTGCAGCGGTTGTCGAGCGAGTGTGGCGGCGCGACCAGGTGTATGAGGGGCCGTGGGTACACCAGGCGCCGGACTTGATCATCGAGTTCGCACTCAAGGACGGCTATTCGTACACCTGCCTGCCCAGTCACGGCGCCGGTGCGCCGCTGCGGCGAATGTCGAGTGCAGAGGTCGCCGGCGGTAAGCTCAGCGGCCTCAGCGGTAGCCATCGGCGCGATGGCCTGTTTGCGCTGGTGGGTCCGGTGACACAGGGAGTCTTTCACGGGGCAACCATCGCCGACATGACCCCAACAATTCTCGCCCTCTGCGGCGTGGCGGTTCCAGAGGGGCTCGATGGGCGGGTTCTGTCGTGCGTCGCCGGGCGATTCACGAAAGCAGTCGCCGGTGGAGAGGATCCGCCGTCCGAGGCAGAGATCGGGTACGACCCGGCGCAGGAGCGCATCGTGGAGGATCGGCTGCGGGCGCTGGGATATATCGAATGA
- a CDS encoding DegT/DnrJ/EryC1/StrS family aminotransferase, translated as MAASDPIPFHRPPIGEEEIAAVVEALRSGWLTMGPKTRAFEEAFAAAIGARHAIAVSSCTAALHLGLNALGVGPGDEVITSTYTFTATAATIVHAGARPVLADCTADTLNLDLDDVRRKITARTKAIVPVHFAGQPVDMDGVAAVAKEHGLVVLEDAAHALPAAFNGRPIGTISPLTAFSFYATKNITTGEGGMLTTADDDIADCLRTRRLHGMSRDAWRRYSAEGSWRYDVAYPGFKYNMTDLNAALGLVQLKKMERFRQARESLAQRYTACFRAVEEVQGPAVQPNRLHAWHLYVLRILPAARITRDQLIEELKQAGIGTSQHFIPVHLHSYYQQALGVRPEDFPVATTVAEQSLSLPLYPDLSAQDAERIASTVIRLVRG; from the coding sequence ATGGCAGCGAGTGATCCGATCCCGTTTCACCGGCCGCCGATCGGCGAAGAAGAAATCGCCGCGGTGGTGGAGGCGCTGCGCTCGGGCTGGCTGACGATGGGGCCGAAGACGCGCGCCTTCGAGGAAGCCTTCGCCGCCGCGATCGGGGCGCGGCATGCCATCGCGGTGAGTTCCTGCACCGCGGCGCTGCACCTCGGGCTCAACGCGCTCGGCGTCGGGCCCGGCGACGAGGTCATCACTTCCACCTACACATTCACCGCCACCGCCGCCACCATTGTGCACGCCGGAGCGCGGCCGGTGTTGGCCGATTGCACCGCCGACACGCTCAACCTCGACCTCGATGACGTACGGCGCAAGATCACAGCGCGCACCAAGGCTATCGTCCCCGTACATTTCGCGGGCCAACCGGTCGATATGGACGGGGTTGCGGCTGTGGCCAAAGAACACGGCCTGGTGGTTCTCGAGGACGCCGCACACGCGTTGCCGGCCGCGTTCAACGGCCGGCCGATCGGAACCATCAGTCCGCTGACCGCCTTTAGCTTCTACGCCACCAAGAACATCACCACCGGCGAAGGGGGCATGCTGACCACCGCCGATGACGACATCGCCGACTGTTTGCGTACGCGGCGTTTGCATGGCATGAGCCGCGACGCTTGGCGCCGGTATAGCGCGGAGGGGTCGTGGCGGTATGACGTGGCCTACCCCGGCTTCAAGTACAACATGACCGACTTGAACGCCGCCCTCGGCTTGGTCCAGTTGAAAAAGATGGAGCGCTTCCGCCAGGCGCGCGAGTCGCTGGCGCAACGCTACACGGCGTGCTTTCGCGCGGTGGAGGAGGTGCAGGGGCCGGCGGTGCAGCCGAACCGGCTGCATGCTTGGCATCTCTACGTGCTGCGCATTCTGCCGGCTGCCCGAATCACGCGCGACCAGCTGATCGAGGAACTCAAACAAGCCGGCATCGGCACCAGCCAACACTTCATCCCGGTCCACCTGCATTCATATTACCAGCAAGCCCTCGGCGTGCGGCCCGAGGATTTTCCGGTGGCTACCACCGTTGCCGAACAGAGCCTGTCGCTGCCGTTGTATCCGGATCTGAGTGCACAGGACGCTGAGCGGATTGCGTCCACCGTTATTCGCTTGGTTCGGGGGTAG
- a CDS encoding O-antigen ligase family protein, whose protein sequence is MAQAVVVRDRAAAAFPLGPIIGLVGVAVLATLADLAIGAGAWFFMVAALLVLALVMARPEVGIAVFLSTFLVTYPSVLAGAGYLTINNVLGLVFLVLLAHRVYSTGDWWFARNPEMLLFGLIVLSYLASGYFNGPDPRLLQLIGPSERNEAMRLFVNRVAFVLFVINFIRTPAHIRLIYMLAISLMVASGLVGLYGALSGGGLYGYRASTFIWIIAASGNPNRLAMFSIISMGALWYLSQQVYSRVGRALLIATIVALVLAVFMAASRSGLLALSACVLFILADEGASPRRVLGLVAAGVLAVVLVLQFVPEKSLERATTLPGTERAETGVGSGSLERRRYTLSVGYEIVSENVLLGVGVGNWEITRFLRDPGRYTAPPHNSYLLAMAEGGLFCLLGFVGLFWRTWGNLSTARRLLPPPRQLRDINWMVSGARVGLIAVVVFSMFADLWQAIPLFWLVGLGVTMRRYAEARSYATA, encoded by the coding sequence GTGGCTCAAGCTGTTGTAGTTCGTGACCGCGCGGCCGCGGCGTTCCCGCTGGGCCCAATTATAGGGCTGGTGGGGGTCGCGGTGCTGGCGACGCTGGCCGACCTGGCGATTGGCGCTGGCGCCTGGTTCTTCATGGTGGCGGCGCTGCTGGTGCTGGCGTTGGTCATGGCCCGGCCAGAGGTAGGGATCGCGGTTTTCCTGTCGACATTCCTGGTTACATATCCGTCTGTGCTCGCAGGCGCCGGCTATCTGACCATCAATAACGTGCTGGGACTGGTATTCCTGGTGCTCTTGGCCCATCGCGTTTACAGCACCGGCGACTGGTGGTTTGCCCGCAACCCGGAGATGTTGCTCTTCGGCCTCATCGTGCTCAGTTACCTCGCTTCGGGCTACTTCAACGGACCAGACCCGCGCTTGTTGCAGTTGATCGGCCCCTCTGAGCGCAATGAGGCCATGCGCTTGTTCGTTAATCGGGTGGCCTTCGTGCTTTTTGTGATAAATTTCATTCGTACACCGGCGCATATTCGCCTGATATATATGTTGGCGATCTCACTGATGGTTGCCAGCGGCTTGGTCGGCCTGTACGGGGCCTTAAGCGGCGGCGGGCTATACGGTTACCGGGCCAGCACCTTCATCTGGATTATCGCGGCATCCGGTAATCCCAATCGTTTGGCAATGTTCTCGATCATCTCGATGGGCGCGCTGTGGTACTTGTCGCAGCAGGTGTACAGCCGAGTCGGCCGTGCGCTCTTGATCGCAACCATCGTTGCGCTGGTGTTGGCCGTGTTCATGGCGGCCTCGCGCAGCGGGTTGCTGGCGCTGAGCGCCTGCGTGCTCTTCATTCTCGCCGACGAAGGGGCCTCTCCCAGGCGGGTGCTTGGCCTGGTGGCGGCGGGGGTCTTGGCGGTCGTCCTGGTGCTGCAATTTGTGCCCGAAAAGAGCTTGGAGCGCGCTACTACTTTGCCTGGTACCGAGAGGGCGGAGACCGGCGTTGGTTCTGGGTCGCTGGAGCGGCGACGGTATACACTCTCGGTCGGCTATGAGATCGTGAGCGAAAACGTGCTCCTCGGAGTCGGCGTCGGCAACTGGGAAATCACGCGCTTCTTGCGCGACCCGGGGCGCTACACCGCGCCACCGCACAATTCGTATCTGCTGGCGATGGCAGAGGGGGGGCTGTTCTGTTTGCTTGGCTTCGTCGGCTTGTTCTGGCGTACCTGGGGCAACCTGAGCACGGCCCGCCGCCTGCTGCCACCGCCTAGGCAGTTGCGGGACATCAACTGGATGGTCAGCGGGGCTCGGGTCGGTCTGATCGCCGTCGTGGTGTTCTCCATGTTCGCCGACCTGTGGCAGGCGATCCCGCTGTTCTGGTTAGTAGGCCTGGGCGTGACCATGCGACGGTACGCCGAGGCGCGAAGCTACGCGACGGCATGA
- a CDS encoding glycosyltransferase family 4 protein translates to MNGSRTGYRIAMVAACPFPSLRGSQVLIRELAEALAAAGHEVHVVAYPAGEHLVPVKGMAIHRARTWWGLDGCGSWWAKLVLDVALILALYRVVRAHAIDVIHAHNYEGPLVGYAVRWLLGTPVVYHTHNAMADELPYYFQGSLASRLARRFGSLLDRVVPLGADHCLALTDELSGYLRRKGVPRPRITVVPPAISQPAAGGLSASRLFPHNEVVLYAGNIDPYQGIDVLLLAYARLRERRPGVLLVIAAHPAKAPAVRGRLAELAQLPGVRVVMAQTFGATRPILNRADVVVCCRSSWSGFPIKLLNFMSFGRAIVVCKSAAKAVSDGVSGVVVPDEDDKAMADAIEMLLADGQRRAELGAAARRAVQRGHSWAVAVSLIETVYAGVVGDDSAGGIDGEKRRFGGVQNHLMASTEDRISPRAQTRRTGSE, encoded by the coding sequence ATGAACGGCAGTCGCACAGGTTATCGAATTGCCATGGTGGCGGCTTGCCCGTTTCCCAGCCTGCGCGGTTCGCAGGTGCTGATTCGGGAATTGGCAGAAGCTCTGGCGGCAGCGGGCCACGAAGTTCACGTTGTTGCCTATCCTGCCGGAGAGCATCTGGTTCCGGTCAAGGGCATGGCTATCCACCGAGCCCGGACCTGGTGGGGGTTGGATGGATGCGGCTCGTGGTGGGCGAAGTTGGTGCTCGACGTGGCGTTGATACTCGCCCTCTACCGGGTTGTGCGCGCGCACGCGATCGACGTAATTCACGCTCACAACTATGAGGGTCCGCTGGTGGGTTACGCGGTACGGTGGTTGTTGGGTACGCCGGTCGTGTACCACACTCACAATGCTATGGCAGACGAACTGCCTTACTACTTCCAGGGATCGTTGGCGTCCCGGTTGGCTCGCCGGTTCGGATCGTTGCTGGACAGGGTGGTGCCGTTGGGCGCGGATCATTGTCTGGCCCTCACCGATGAATTGAGTGGGTATCTGCGGCGAAAAGGGGTGCCGCGGCCGCGAATTACGGTGGTACCACCTGCCATCAGCCAGCCGGCGGCTGGGGGTCTGTCCGCTTCACGTCTGTTTCCGCACAATGAAGTGGTCTTGTACGCTGGGAACATCGACCCATACCAGGGAATCGACGTCTTATTGCTGGCTTACGCCCGTTTGCGCGAGCGCCGCCCCGGTGTCCTGTTGGTCATTGCGGCGCATCCGGCGAAGGCGCCGGCGGTTCGCGGGCGGCTGGCAGAGCTGGCGCAGTTGCCTGGCGTCCGCGTGGTGATGGCGCAAACGTTTGGGGCAACTCGGCCGATCCTGAACCGTGCGGACGTGGTTGTGTGCTGTCGCTCGTCTTGGTCTGGATTTCCAATCAAATTGCTGAATTTCATGTCTTTTGGCCGTGCAATCGTGGTATGTAAGAGTGCGGCGAAGGCGGTCAGCGACGGGGTAAGCGGAGTGGTGGTGCCCGATGAGGACGACAAAGCGATGGCCGATGCGATTGAGATGCTTCTTGCGGATGGCCAGCGCAGGGCGGAGTTGGGGGCTGCCGCTCGGAGGGCGGTGCAAAGGGGCCACAGCTGGGCAGTCGCTGTGTCACTGATCGAGACGGTGTACGCGGGGGTCGTCGGGGATGACTCAGCTGGTGGGATAGATGGCGAAAAACGGCGGTTCGGGGGTGTGCAAAATCACTTGATGGCGTCGACCGAAGATCGTATAAGCCCGCGGGCGCAGACCCGGAGGACCGGGAGCGAATGA
- a CDS encoding GNAT family N-acetyltransferase — MATEAKPSIGLMRPEHVATVARLHRETFPDELLPQLGPAVMDVLYRSYLDSPRGVAVAATQDGEVAGFATGAIGPGFVREVVRRHWKLIAAAALRAAVRSPRLLRELTAVTQRLPDPFPGDPARRFYWRILVVAPAWRGQRLAMPLVRAILLEARRRGAHDVFSPVYDYNRPSIRLHEILGFESYPAAPGLHFYRLELARLGEE, encoded by the coding sequence GTGGCGACCGAAGCGAAGCCAAGCATCGGCTTGATGCGGCCCGAGCACGTGGCGACCGTGGCCCGTCTGCACCGCGAGACGTTTCCCGACGAGCTGTTGCCACAGCTGGGTCCGGCGGTGATGGATGTGCTCTATCGCAGTTACCTCGACAGCCCCCGGGGGGTAGCGGTGGCGGCCACCCAAGACGGCGAGGTGGCAGGCTTTGCCACCGGCGCCATCGGCCCCGGGTTCGTGCGAGAAGTGGTGCGTCGTCACTGGAAGTTGATCGCGGCTGCGGCCCTGCGGGCGGCGGTGCGGTCTCCGCGCCTGCTCCGTGAGTTGACAGCGGTGACGCAGCGCTTGCCGGACCCCTTTCCCGGGGATCCGGCACGACGCTTCTACTGGCGCATCTTGGTGGTTGCGCCGGCATGGCGCGGGCAGCGACTGGCCATGCCGCTGGTGCGGGCGATCTTGCTCGAAGCGCGCCGGCGCGGTGCCCACGACGTCTTTTCGCCTGTCTATGACTACAACAGGCCCTCGATCCGCTTGCACGAAATCCTCGGGTTCGAGAGCTACCCGGCGGCGCCCGGGTTGCATTTCTATCGCTTGGAGTTGGCCCGCCTAGGGGAGGAGTGA
- a CDS encoding polysaccharide biosynthesis/export family protein, whose product MKNAVVKRVGLALALVVMMGCGRARSTPPVPLPALDASAPEAKTASEYLIQPGDTLRVKFLYHPDLDVRLPVRPDGNISLQMTGDIAAAGMSANHLAEVIRERSGDRLRDPEVTVIVAEIGEQKVYVGGEVRLPGFVPYRSGLTPLQAILDRGGFTDTARADSVVHLMVGEKDYQATRLDLTKVLEGEPESVQLAARDMLYVPRTTIGDMNSFVDLYVRRLLPIPPRVGVGFSP is encoded by the coding sequence ATGAAGAACGCTGTCGTGAAACGTGTTGGACTGGCGCTCGCGTTAGTCGTGATGATGGGGTGTGGCCGCGCTCGCTCCACCCCGCCCGTGCCGTTGCCGGCTCTGGATGCTTCTGCTCCGGAGGCGAAGACGGCTAGCGAATACCTGATTCAGCCGGGTGACACGTTGCGAGTGAAGTTCCTCTATCACCCCGATTTGGATGTAAGGCTACCCGTGCGCCCTGACGGCAACATCTCCCTACAAATGACCGGCGATATCGCGGCGGCAGGGATGAGCGCGAACCATCTGGCGGAGGTTATCCGGGAGCGCTCAGGCGATCGGCTGCGTGACCCCGAGGTGACGGTGATTGTGGCCGAAATCGGCGAGCAAAAGGTCTATGTTGGCGGCGAAGTGCGACTACCCGGCTTCGTTCCCTATAGGTCCGGTTTGACGCCGCTGCAAGCGATCCTGGATCGTGGCGGGTTTACCGACACCGCCCGCGCCGACAGTGTCGTGCACCTGATGGTTGGAGAGAAGGACTACCAGGCCACGCGCCTGGATCTTACGAAAGTGCTCGAAGGCGAACCCGAGTCCGTGCAGCTAGCAGCCCGCGACATGCTCTACGTGCCGCGAACGACAATTGGTGACATGAACTCGTTTGTTGACCTCTATGTCCGGCGCTTGCTGCCGATCCCGCCGCGGGTGGGTGTGGGTTTTTCGCCGTGA